The following coding sequences are from one Hyphomicrobiales bacterium window:
- a CDS encoding ferritin-like domain-containing protein, giving the protein MILQSLAEEAIAVVQEPDLEAKADHAYAVAKAWFAGRIGVGSIANNDLPTEPGRPHQPELIAPSRMPRRSKGGIKGRIALLHSLAHIELNAVDLTWDMIARSAGIRLPRSYYDNWVQVGLEEAKHFKLLANRLRDLGSSYGALPAHAGLWEAAQSTGADLTARLAIIPLVLEARGLDVTPATIRSLEGSGDMESAAILRTIYHDEKKHVAFGAKWFRYLCDRDRRAPEPTFHALVRKHFRGSIKPPTNDRARAEAGLTPGFYKPLMPLTGH; this is encoded by the coding sequence TTGATCTTGCAGTCGCTGGCCGAAGAGGCCATTGCCGTTGTGCAAGAGCCCGACCTTGAGGCCAAAGCAGACCATGCCTACGCGGTTGCCAAGGCTTGGTTTGCTGGCCGGATCGGTGTTGGGTCCATTGCAAACAATGACCTGCCGACCGAACCCGGACGGCCACACCAGCCGGAGCTTATCGCGCCCAGTCGCATGCCCAGGCGTTCGAAAGGCGGCATTAAGGGTCGGATTGCACTGCTGCACTCTTTGGCGCACATCGAGTTGAATGCGGTTGATCTTACTTGGGACATGATCGCCCGCTCGGCAGGGATCCGTTTGCCACGCTCCTACTATGACAATTGGGTGCAGGTCGGCCTGGAAGAAGCCAAACATTTCAAGCTGCTAGCAAACCGCCTACGCGACCTCGGTTCGTCCTATGGTGCGCTGCCCGCGCATGCCGGTCTTTGGGAGGCGGCGCAATCGACAGGCGCTGATCTCACCGCACGGCTGGCGATTATTCCTCTGGTTCTGGAAGCGCGCGGCCTTGACGTGACGCCGGCAACGATCCGTTCGCTGGAAGGCTCAGGAGACATGGAAAGCGCGGCGATCCTGCGCACAATCTATCATGACGAAAAAAAGCATGTGGCGTTTGGGGCCAAATGGTTCCGTTATCTCTGCGACCGCGATCGACGAGCACCTGAACCAACGTTCCACGCTTTGGTCCGCAAGCATTTTCGCGGCTCCATCAAGCCTCCGACCAATGATCGCGCCCGCGCAGAGGCCGGACTCACGCCTGGGTTCTACAAACCCCTGATGCCATTGACGGGGCATTAG